A window of Plasmodium brasilianum strain Bolivian I chromosome 8, whole genome shotgun sequence contains these coding sequences:
- a CDS encoding fam-l protein: protein MEQKLNIKLFIKIFTFVFLCRICYFYNYVCTFNKRLDEMYKYGRNVHMRTYRLLTKCKQDKDSRIVGLKQNITNNGNNEKNDICYNKKGTSTKKEQPYESSLRNSKGHKEDLKNKSCIFETKKYSHMEKKIFKELDYVDFLKNNRTINDKTYKKIIGKKLVFKFSLPVLLFLFFIAVVIAEFSLGYSGKENLLFKLGLTKELLESWASNGIISPILDILKKLKDFWSESKIWGSTRTCVLCTGDTINSACILGRLLNLLIYFVPLFILGVTFILGIFYYHKKVKKYEKVKFRKR, encoded by the exons ATGgagcaaaaattaaatattaaactttttattaaaatttttacgtttgtatttttatgtaggatatgttatttttacaattatgtG TGTACATTTAACAAACGTTTGGATGAGATGTACAAATATGGAAGAAATGTTCATATGAGGACTTATcgattattaacaaaatgtAAACAAGACAAGGATTCACGTATTGTAggattaaaacaaaatataactaataatggaaataacgaaaaaaatgatatatgttataataaaaaagggacCTCAACGAAAAAGGAACAGCCATATGAAAGTTCATTAAGGAATAGCAAAGGCCATAAGGAagatttgaaaaataaatcttgtatatttgaaacaaaaaagtattctcatatggaaaagaaaatattcaaagaattAGATTATGTAGATTTCCTTAAAAACAACAGGACGATTAATGATAagacatataaaaaaataataggaaAAAAGTTAGTATTCAAATTTTCTTTACCTGTATTGTTGTTCCTGTTTTTTATTGCAGTAGTCATAGCAGAATTTTCACTGGGATATTCAGGTAAAGAGAACTTACTGTTTAAGCTTGGTTTAACAAAGGAACTTTTAGAATCGTGGGCCAGTAATGGTATTATTTCGCCCATTCTAGACATATTAAAGAAGTTAAAAGATTTCTGGAGTGAGAGTAAAATTTGGGGGTCTACCCGTACATGTGTTTTGTGCACTGGTGACACAATCAATAGCGCTTGCATATTAGGACGCTTACTtaatcttttaatatattttgtgcctttatttatattaggtgtcacatttatattagggattttttattatcataaaaaggttaaaaaatacgaaaaagttaaattcaggaaaagataa
- a CDS encoding PIR protein produces MVNLEASKKDQILSYFKDDVELEVLSKSFTLLNPLKNDNENLYKIGCKLDHNYKNIEVIRTMIGTSYSVSNTEYCDFLNEWLNKEKIDYIFSGSKCEGNIKLWEKYIEELWIQLEKDIEDRYSCKRNTTIYKCSVSPELKTALSVGFTLLGTFLITFYFLYKFSPIGLWIHNCLNKNKRITKNIVLEESCELLERSSENVISPTEDGRIRIGYNSAGN; encoded by the exons atggTT AATTTAGAAGCAAGTAAGAAGGATCAAATTTTGAGTTACTTTAAAGATGATGTTGAACTTGAAGTTTTATCAAAatcatttacattattaaatCCTTTAAAGaatgataatgaaaatttatataagatTGGTTGTAAGCTTGATcacaattataaaaatatagaagtaATAAGAACAATGATAGGCACAAGTTATAGTGTTAGTAATACTGAGTACTGTGATTTTTTGAATGAATggttaaataaagaaaaaattgattatatatttagtgGATCCAAATGCGAaggtaatataaaattatgggAAAAATACATTGAAGAACTTTGGATACAATTAGAAAAAGATATAGAGGACAGATATTCGTGCAAAAGAAATACAACAATCTATAAATGTTCTGTTTCACCTGAGCTGAAGACTGCTTTATCTGTGGGTTTTACGCTTCTGGGAACTTTTCtgattacattttattttttgtataaa tttAGTCCCATTGGACTATGGATTCACAATTgtctaaataaaaataaaagaataacgAAGAACATCGTTCTAGAGGAATCATGTGAATTATTAGAAAGATCTTCTGAAAATGTGATTTCACCCACAGAAGACGGAAGAATTAGGATAGGTTATAATTCTGCAGGAAATTAg